The following are encoded in a window of Spea bombifrons isolate aSpeBom1 chromosome 2, aSpeBom1.2.pri, whole genome shotgun sequence genomic DNA:
- the HTR1D gene encoding 5-hydroxytryptamine receptor 1D — protein sequence MKDYVYRNNLYKMNYYNGTIRPTLLSEYSLNSSEENTEWEESTLFGLKISLSILLSILTLATLLSNAFVIITIFKSRKLHTPANYLIGSLAFTDLLVSILVMPISIVYTVTHAWTFGQVICDIWLLSDITCCTASILHLCVIALDRYWAITDALEYSKHRTARRAALMISVVWVISICISIPPLFWRQAKAQEELTDCSVNTDQISYTIYSTCGAFYIPTLLLIILYGRIYIAARSRILKPPSIYGKRFTTAHLITGSTGSSFCSVNTSTHIGHSSGDGTPVCINHIKIRLAGSILERKRLSVARERKATKTLGIILGAFIVCWLPFFVVSLVLPICSEACWFDPILFDFFTWLGYLNSLINPVIYTSFNEDFKRAFQRLIKMKTIS from the coding sequence ATGAAAGATTATGTCTACAGGAACAATttgtataaaatgaattattataaTGGAACCATTAGGCCAACGCTTCTCTCAGAATATTCATTAAATTCTTCAGAAGAGAACACAGAATGGGAGGAATCAACTTTATTTGGACTTAAGATTTCGCTATCTATTCTCTTGTCTATTTTAACATTAGCAACTCTTCTTTCAAATgcttttgttattattactatatttaaAAGTCGAAAACTACATACTCCTGCAAATTATTTAATTGGTTCATTGGCTTTTACAGATTTGTTGGTGTCCATTTTGGTTATGCCCATTAGTATCGTATACACTGTCACTCACGCTTGGACATTTGGCCAAGTCATATGTGACATTTGGTTGCTTTCAGACATCACATGTTGTACTGCTTCAATACTCCATCTCTGTGTCATTGCCTTGGATAGATATTGGGCCATCACTGATGCTCTAGAATATTCTAAACACCGTACAGCTAGGAGAGCTGCCTTAATGATTTCTGTGGTGTGGGTTATATCTATTTGTATATCCATCCCACCACTATTTTGGAGACAAGCCAAAGCTCAAGAAGAACTGACAGACTGTTCTGTTAACACAGATCAAATCTCATACACCATATACTCAACCTGTGGTGCATTCTATATACCAACTCtactattaattattttgtatggTAGAATTTATATAGCAGCTCGCTCAAGGATTCTCAAGCCCCCTTCCATTTATGGAAAAAGGTTTACAACTGCTCATCTAATTACCGGATCAACTGGTTCTTCCTTTTGTTCAGTCAACACAAGTACACATATTGGTCATTCCAGTGGAGATGGAACTCCTGTCTGCATCAACCACATCAAGATAAGACTAGCAGGTAGCATTCTAGAAAGGAAGAGATTGTCTGTTGCAAGAGAGAGGAAGGCAACCAAGACACTTGGGATAATTCTTGGTGCTTTCATAGTGTGCTGGCTACCCTTCTTTGTAGTATCTTTGGTCTTACCAATTTGTAGTGAAGCTTGTTGGTTTGATCCCATATTGTTTGATTTTTTCACTTGGCTGGGATATCTAAACTCACTTATCAACCCTGTTATATATACATCTTTTAATGAGGATTTCAAACGAGCATTCCAAAGacttataaaaatgaaaactatttcTTAA
- the PTRH2 gene encoding peptidyl-tRNA hydrolase 2, mitochondrial, whose translation MDYLSNSGALALAAGIACGVFLGWNMRGRYGCSRTIKTIVANEAGSETSIMGESGEFKMIIVVRNDLKMGKGKVAAQCSHAAVSAYKQLLKRNPEMLKQWEYCGQPKVVVRAPDEDSLVELLRHAKELGLTISLIQDAGRTQIAPGSRTVLGVGPGPADLIDKVTGHLKLY comes from the coding sequence ATGGATTATTTATCAAACTCTGGAGCCCTTGCTCTTGCAGCAGGAATAGCGTGTGGTGTCTTTCTAGGCTGGAACATGCGTGGCCGTTATGGGTGCTCCCGAACCATAAAGACCATTGTTGCCAACGAGGCAGGAAGTGAAACCAGTATTATGGGAGAAAGCGGAGAGTTCAAAATGATAATAGTTGTCCGCAATGATCTGAAAATGGGAAAGGGCAAAGTAGCTGCACAGTGTTCACATGCTGCTGTATCTGCCTACAAACAACTTTTAAAGAGAAATCCTGAAATGCTTAAGCAATGGGAATATTGTGGACAACCAAAGGTGGTTGTAAGAGCACCAGACGAAGATTCTTTGGTAGAACTTCTCAGACATGCTAAGGAGCTAGGATTGACCATTAGTTTGATTCAGGATGCAGGCCGTACACAGATAGCGCCAGGATCTAGAACAGTGCTCGGCGTTGGACCAGGACCTGCTGACTTAATTGACAAAGTGACTGGACATTTAAAGCTCTACTGA